One window of Quercus robur chromosome 5, dhQueRobu3.1, whole genome shotgun sequence genomic DNA carries:
- the LOC126727366 gene encoding G-type lectin S-receptor-like serine/threonine-protein kinase At1g11330, translating into MQLFKKSMKRGNDLMVFLASKIFILSIEQVMGRVRNTSMSVLLVLLYCICFESGSATDTITSSEPIKDPGYIISNGGAFKLGFFSPEKSTNRYVGIWYNNISGCTVVWVANRQKPLGDSNGVLTISEDGVLEVLNGEKEVIWSANVANSVPNSRAQLLDSGNLVLQENTTGTIWESFQYPSDTVLPTMKLSANVRTGKKVQITSWKSPSDPSIGIFSCGIQPPRLPQVFIWKDGSPYWRSGPWNSRIFIGIPDMDSVYLNGFNFVDGQDGNFYLTYAYEDKSLSYFALNSQGNLVLKYMSNDFKDVVWLALHTDCDVYGKCGAFGTCDPQNTPICSCFQGFEPNNLEEWNQGNWTSGCVRRALLQCERVNTGGEEGKKDGFFKLKMMKVPDIAVWSSASENKCREQCLENCSCIAYAYETGVGCMSWSDKVIDAQQFSSFGIDLYIRVAYSELGNLSKKKKVGDVKKIVTIIVITGTIFLSICTYLLWRRMANLKGRKKKVKEILLFNRAKAQPKFHSDNLDQVKVQELPLFNFETLTSATNNFHLSNELGKGGFGPVYRGKLPDGQEIAVKRLSKASRQGSKEFMNEVVVISKLQHRNLVRLLGCCVEGEEKMLIYEYMPNKCLDAFLFDPHKEKLLDWRKRFNIIEGIGRGLLYLHRDSRLRIIHRDLKASNILLDKELNPKISDFGMARIFGNDEDQANTNRVVGTYGYMSPEYAMEGRFSEKSDVFSFGVLLLEIISGRKNSSFYHDEQSMSLLGFAWKLWNADNIIALIDTMVYEPCFEMEILRCIHVGLLCVQEFAKDRPTVSVVISMLKSEILDLPRPKQPAFTERQIPLDKKLSHSGQRKFSVNDVTVSKVQGR; encoded by the exons ATGCAGCTCTTTAAGAAAAGTATGAAAAGAGGCAATGACTTAATGGTGTTCCTGGCATCTAAAATCTTCATTCTCAGCATTGAACAAGTTATGGGACGTGTTCGAAATACAAGCATGTCAGTTCTTCTAGTCTTGCTATATTGCATTTGTTTTGAATCTGGTTCTGCCACAGACACCATCACATCTTCTGAACCCATCAAAGACCCTGGCTATATAATCTCCAATGGGGGTGCTTTCAAACTGGGATTCTTCAGCCCAGAAAAATCTACCAATCGATACGTCGGAATATGGTATAATAACATCTCTGGATGCACAGTTGTATGGGTAGCTAACAGACAGAAACCTCTTGGCGATTCTAATGGGGTTCTTACCATATCTGAAGACGGAGTTCTTGAGGTACTAAATGGAGAGAAGGAGGTAATTTGGTCAGCGAATGTTGCAAACTCTGTTCCCAATTCAAGAGCCCAGCTTTTGGATTCAGGGAACCTGGTCTTGCAAGAAAACACTACAGGGACAATATGGGAGAGTTTCCAATATCCTTCTGATACAGTCTTGCCAACGATGAAGCTTAGTGCTAATGTAAGAACAGGTAAGAAAGTGCAGATTACATCTTGGAAAAGCCCTTCTGATCCATCCATTGGAATCTTCTCGTGTGGTATTCAACCTCCTAGACTTCCTCAAGTATTCATTTGGAAAGACGGTAGTCCATATTGGCGCAGTGGTCCATGGAACAGTCGGATCTTCATTGGAATACCGGATATGGATTCTGTATATCTTAATGGTTTCAATTTTGTAGATGGTcaagatggaaatttttatcTAACTTATGCTTATGAAGACAAGTCTTTGTCCTATTTTGCCTTGAATTCACAAGGGAATCTAGTGCTCAAATATATGTCTAATGATTTTAAGGATGTCGTGTGGTTAGCTTTGCACACTGATTGTGATGTTTATGGCAAGTGTGGGGCATTCGGAACCTGTGATCCACAGAATACACCAATTTGTAGCTGCTTCCAGGGGTTCGAGccaaataatttagaagaatgGAATCAAGGCAATTGGACTAGTGGATGTGTTAGGAGGGCACTGTTGCAGTGTGAGAGGGTGAACACTGGTGGTGAAGAAGGCAAAAAAGATGGGTTTTTTAAATTGAAGATGATGAAAGTGCCAGACATTGCAGTTTGGTCAAGTGCTTCTGAAAACAAATGCAGAGAGCAATGCTTGGAAAATTGTTCTTGCATAGCATATGCATATGAAACTGGCGTTGGTTGTATGTCTTGGAGTGATAAAGTAATTGATGCGCAACAATTCTCCAGTTTCGGAATTGATCTTTACATTCGTGTGGCCTACTCAGAACTTGGtaa cctatcaaaaaaaaaaaaagtgggagatgtgaaaaaaattgtcacaatcATAGTGATCACAGGAACAATTTTCCTTTCCATCTGCACTTATTTACTGTGGAGGCGGATGGCAAATCTAAAAG gaaggaaaaagaaagtgaaGGAGATCTTATTGTTCAATAGAGCAAAAGCACAACCAAAATTTCATAGTGACAACTTGGACCAAGTTAAAGTCCAAGAGCTACCGCTATTCAATTTTGAGACGTTGACAAGTGCAACAAACAACTTCCATCTATCTAACGAGCTTGGGAAGGGTGGATTTGGTCCCGTATACAGG GGAAAATTGCCAGATGGACAAGAGATTGCAGTAAAAAGACTATCTAAAGCGTCTAGACAAGGGTCAAAAGAATTTATGAATGAGGTGGTGGTAATTTCAAAACTTCAACATCGGAATCTTGTTAGGCTTCTTGGTTGTTGTGttgaaggagaagaaaagatGTTGATCTATGAATATATGCCAAACAAATGTCTAGATGCATTCCTCTTTG ATCCTCACAAGGAAAAACTGCTAGATTGGAGAAAACGTTTCAACATTATTGAAGGAATTGGTCGAGGTCTACTTTACCTTCATAGGGATTCTAGATTAAGGATTATTCATAGAGATTTAAAGGCAAGTAACATCTTGTTGGATAAAGAgctaaatccaaaaatatcagaTTTTGGAATGGCTAGGATTTTTGGAAATGATGAAGACCAGGCTAATACTAATAGGGTCGTTGGAACATA TGGCTATATGTCTCCTGAATATGCAATGGAAGGGCGATTTTCAGAAAAATCGGATGTCTTCAGCTTTGGAGTGTTGTTACTTGAGATAATAAGTGGAAGAAAAAACTCTAGCTTTTATCATGATGAGCAATCCATGAGCCTTTTAGGATTT GCATGGAAATTGTGGAATGCAGACAACATTATAGCCTTAATAGACACAATGGTATATGAACCCTGCTTTGAAATGGAGATTTTGAGATGCATACATGTTGGCCTGTTGTGTGTGCAAGAATTTGCCAAAGATAGGCCAACTGTATCTGTTGTTATTTCTATGCTTAAAAGTGAGATTCTTGATCTTCCTCGTCCAAAGCAGCCGGCATTTACTGAAAGGCAAATTCCCTTAGATAAGAAATTATCTCACAGCGGCCAAAGAAAATTTTCTGTTAACGATGTTACTGTTTCAAAGGTTCAAGGTCGATAG